Within the Leisingera thetidis genome, the region CATCCAATTGGTGGTCGGAATGATCGACTGGAAGGCATCCGACACCATGAAGGCCAGGAACTGGTCTGCCAGCTCCGGCTGGTCGCTGGCCGCCAGCTTGCCGGCCACTTCCACCTGCATGTAATGGCCCTCGTCAAAGGCGGCGGCCGCCTTGGAGCTGTCTTCCTCAGCAATCAGGTGGTACGCAGGCGAGGTGGTGTAAGAGAGGACCATGTCGGCCTCGCCTTCCAGGAACATGCCGTAGGCCTCCGACCAGCCCTTGGTCACAGTGACGACATTATCAGACAGGCCTCGCCAGATCTCCGGCGCTTCGTCGCCATAGGCCGCCTTGACCCACAGCAGCAGGCCCAGGCCCGGGGTCGAGGAACGCGGATCCTGAATCACAATTTTCTGGTCGCTGGCGGCCAGCGCCCTGAAGTCCGCAGGCGCAGCTGCATCGGCGTTGTGGACAAAGGCAAAATAACCCCAGTCATAGGGCACAAAAGTCGCGTCATTCCATTCAACCGGCAGCGCAAAGTCGGCGCTGACCGAGTGATCCGCAAACAGACCGGTTTCCTTGGCCGCCGCGGTCAGGTTGGTGTCGAGGCCCAGAACGACGTCAGCATCCGAGCGTTCTCCTTCCAGCTTGACCCGCGCCAGCAGCGCCGCGCCGTCGCCGGTGCCCACCAGTTTCAGATCGCAGCCGCAGACTTCTTCAAAGGCTTTTTCCACCGCCGGGCCGGGACCCCAGTCGGATACGAAGCTGTCATAGGTGTAAACGATCAGTTCGGACGTTTCGGCAAAAGCTGCCGATGCGCCGAGCAGTCCCGCTGCAAATGCAAGATGTTTCATGCCATCCTCCTTTGCGGCTTTGGGCAAGGGTGGAGGCTGTCCAGTACCTTCCCTCCGCCGGTGTGATCCGGTTCAGGTTCAACGGGTGTCATCTCAGCGCTGCCGCGCACCCCGAGGTGGCGCGGACATTATGCCTCAGGCGCAGCAAACACAAGCCAAACTCAAAACATGGCCTATGGCTTCGGCAAACCCGACCGCTGCCGGCAAAGATCCCCTGTTCATCTGGCTGAAAAAATCCCGGGGGAGCCGCTGCAAACGGTTGGGGCAGCGCCCCCGGCCCGGTCCGCCGCACAGGAATCCTCTTGAGGGACAGGCCCCTGCCCGCTAAGCACGTCCCGCAAAGGAGACCGCGCCGCATGTCGATGAACAGCTTTGGACACCTCTTCCGCGTCACCACCTGGGGCGAGAGCCACGGGCCCGCACTTGGCGCCACCGTGGACGGCTGCCCGCCCAACGTGCCGCTGGAGCCGGAGATGCTGCAGCAGTGGCTCGACAAGCGCCGCCCCGGCCAGAACAAGAACACCACCCAGCGCAATGAGCCGGATGCGGTGAAGATCCTGTCGGGCGTGTTCGACGGCATGTCCACCGGCACCCCGATCCAGCTGATGATCGAGAATACCGACCAGCGGTCCAAGGATTACGGCGAGATCTCGCAAACCTTCCGCCCGGGCCATGCCGACATCACCTATTTCCAGAAATACGGCAACCGCGACTACCGCGGCGGCGGGCGTTCCTCGGCGCGTGAAACCGCAGCGCGGGTGGCTGCGGGCGGTGTTGCACGTGAAGCAATCAGGGCACTGGTGCCGGAGCTGGAGATCAAGGGCTACATGACCCGGATGGGGGAGCTGGAGATCGACCGCAGCAGGTTCGACTGGGACGCGATCGACCAGAATGATTTCTGGATACCCGATGCGGGCGCCGTGCAGGAGTGGGAAGACTACCTGCAAGGCCTGCGCAAGGCGCATGACTCGGTTGGCGCCGTGGTCGAGGTTGTGGCCCGCGGCGTCCCCGCCGGTATCGGCGCGCCTGTCTATGGCAAGCTGGACACCGATCTGGCCGCCGCGATGATGTCGATCAACGCGGTGAAGGGCGTCGAGATCGGCGAGGGCATGAATGCCGCATGGCTGAAAGGCTCGGAAAATGCCGATGAGATCTTCATGGGCGACGACGGGGTAGAGTATTCCTCCAACCACGCCGGCGGCATCCTCGGCGGGATTTCCACCGGCCAGGACGTGGTGGTGCGCTTTGCCGTCAAGCCGACGTCGTCGATCCTCACCCCGCGCAAGTCGATCCGCAAGGACGGCTCCGCCATCGAGGTGATCACCAAGGGCCGCCACGACCCCTGCGTCGGCATCCGCGCGGTGCCTGTGGCCGAGGCAATGATGGCCTGCGTGATCCTGGACCACCTGCTGCTGCACCGCGGCCAGATTGGCGAAAACCAGGGCCGGATCGGCTGAGGAGCAGGCTCTGATAAGGGCGTATTTCCTAATATTGCCAGCCGCGTCTGCCCCAGGTCAGGCAAAAGACGTCACGCATGCTCGCCTGCACATTGGCTGTGGTCTCCCAGCGCGGTCAGCACCTTGCAGCAGCCGCCGTTGCCGCCGTCGCATAGTTGGCTGATCCGCTCCAGTTCCGCCGCCAGCTGTTCCAGTTTGCGGATGCGCGCGCGGACATTGGCCAGCTGACTGCGGGCAATCCGGTCAGCCTCGGCACAATCATTGCCCAAGTTGCCGTCCAGCCCCATAAGCGCCCTGATGTCCTCCAGCGAAAACCCGAGATCGCGCGCGTGTTTGATGAAGCCCAGCGCATCAATGCCATCCTGCCCGTAACGGCGCTGGTTGCCGGCATTGCGGCCCGGCTCCGGCAGCAGACCGATCTCCTCGTAGTAGCGGATGGTCGGGACCTTGACCCCGGTGGCCTTGGACAACTGGCCGATGGAAAACATGCGCAAGACCTCTTGATGCTCTAGTGACTAGAGGCCTTACATTGATCCCGAATCAGGAATGAGGACAAGAGCAATGGCAGGCTGCTGCAACCACAACGCCCGGTTTGACGGGGTATCTGCGGACTACAAACGCAGGCTTTGGCTGGTGATCGCCATCAACGCAGGCATGTTCGCGGTGGAAATGGGCGCGGGCCAGCTATCCGGCAGCCAGGCGCTGAAGGCGGACGCGCTGGACTTTCTGGGCGATGCGCTGACTTATGGTATCTCGCTGGCAGTGATCGGTGCCACCCTGCGCACCCGGGCGCTAGCGGCACTGGGCAAGGGCATCAGCCTGCTGCTGATGGGGCTATGGGTGTTCGGCTCCACCGCTTATCAGGTGTTCTACGTCGGTGTGCCGCAGGCGCATATCATGGGCGTGATCGGCTTCATGGCGCTGGCGGCCAACCTGATCTCGGTGCTGATCCTGGCACGCTACAAGGACGGCGATGCCAACGTGCGCTCGGTCTGGCTGTGTTCGCGCAATGATGCGATCGGCAATGTGGCGGTGATGTTTGCGGCGCTGGGAGTCTGGGGTACGGGCACCGGTTGGCCGGACCTGATTGTGGCGGGGATCATGGCCGGGCTTTTCCTCAGTTCTGCCTTCCAGATCCTGGTGCAAGCGGTCCGTGAAAGACGCGAGGAAGAGACGCGCACAGCGGCTCATCAGCACTGAGGGCATAGAGATCCCTTAAACAAACAGCCCTGCGTATTCTTCGCGCAGGGCTTTCTTCTGCACTTTGCCCATAGTGTTGCGCGGCAGCGCGTCCAGCAGGATGATTTCCTTGGGCTGCTTGAACTTGGCCAGGTGGCCGGAAAGCGCCGCTTTGATGGCCTCGCCACTGGTGCCCTTTCCTTCCGGCACCACCACGGCCACCACGCCCTCGCCGAAGTCGGGATGCGGCACGCCGATCACCGCGCATTCCAGCACGCCAGGCAGATCGTCGATCAGGCTTTCCACTTCCTTGGGATAGACGTTGAAGCCGCCAGTGATGATCAGGTCCTTCTCTCGCCCGACGATCGTGACGTATCCATCCGCATCGGTTTTCGCCATATCACCGGTGACGAACCAGCCATCCGGCCTCAGCTCCTCGGCGGTTTTCTCCGGCATCTGCCAGTATCCCTTGAATACATTCGGCCCGCGCACCTCCAGCACACCAATGTCCCCTGGCGGCACTTCGGCACGGTCCAGCATCACCCGCGCCTCCACTCCTGGCAGCGGAACACCGACCGTGCCGGCCCGGCGGTCTCCATCGTAGGGGTTCGACGTGCTCATATTGGTTTCGGTCATCCCGTAGCGTTCCAGAATGCGGTGGCCAGTACGCGCCTCCCATTGCTCATGGGTGTCCACCAGCAAGGGCGCAGAACCGGAAATGAACAGACGCATATTCGCTGCACGCTCCCGGGTCAGCCGCTCTTCCGCCAGCAAGCGAGTGTAGAAGGTCGGCACCCCCATCAGCGCAGTGGCCGAGGGCATGGCTTCCAGGATGGCATCCGCATCAAAGCCCGGCAGAAACACCACCTGGGCGCCTGCAAACAGCGCCACATTGGTTGCCACAAACAGCCCGTGGGTGTGGAAGATCGGCAGCGCATGGATCAGCACGTCGTCCTTGGTGAACCGCCAATAGTCCCGCAAAGTCAGCGAATTGGAGGCCAGATTGTCATGGCTTAGCATCGCGCCTTTTGAGCGGCCGGTGGTGCCGGAGGTGTAAAGGATCGCCGCCAGATCACCCGCCTGCCGAGAAACAGGTTCAAACCCCGACTGGCCATCCGACAGATCACGCAAGGATCCCTGCCCCGCCGCATCCAGTGTCAGCACCTCCGCCTTCCCTGAGATGGCACTGATCTCCGCCAGCCGTGCAGGATCGCAGACCACCACCCGGGGCGTTGCGTCGCCCACAAAATAAGCAACCTCCGGCCCGGTATAGGCAGTGTTCAAGGGCAGGAAGATACCGCCGGCCATCACCGTGCCCAGGTAAGCTTCAATTGCCTGAATGGTTTTCTGAACCTGAAACGCCACCCGGTCTCCCGGCTGCACGCCTTGGCCCGCCAGCGCCGCCGCCATCCGCTCTGCCCCCGCAAACAGCGCGCCAAAGGTCACCGTGCCGCCGCCGGGAAGCCGGGCAAAGACATCCACCTCGCGCCCCAGGGAGGATTCGCGCAACTGGCGGATCAGGTGATTGGCGTCATACATTGGCGGACTCCTTGTTCTGGCGGCGCCATTTGCGCGCCTCGGCCCGCCGAAATCAAGCCATTGATCTTTGCGGCGCTTGGGCGCAGGGTCGCGCCATGGCGAAATCCTTAACATCGCATCGGCCTGTGCTGGCGGTCCTGCTGAAAGTGACCGCCATCGCGCTGTTCACCGCGCTGTCCGGGATCATCAAAGCCACTTCTGAAACTGTGCCTGCGGGGGAGGCAGTGTTCTTCCGCTCCTTCTTTGCGATCCCGGTTATCGTGGCGTGGCTGGCCGCGCGCGGAGAGCTGCGGCACGGGCTGATCACCAAGAAACCGATGTTTCACGTGTGGCGCGGGCTGGTCGGCACTTCGGCGATGGGCATGACCTTCATGGGACTGGCGCTGCTGCCGCTGCCCGAAGTCACCGCTATTGGCTATGCGACACCGATCTTTACCCTGATCCTGGCAGCAATGTTCCTGGGGGAAACCATCCGGCTGGTGCGGATATCGGCGGTGGCCATCGGGCTTCTGGGGGTGCTGATCATGATCTGGCCGCGGCTGGGCGGCGATCTGGAAAATGGCGCGATGCTGGGCGTGCTGCTTGTGGTCGGCGCTACGGTCGCCCGAGGATTCGTGCAGATCCACATCCGCCGCATGGTGCAGTCCGAGCACACCGCAGCGATCGTATTCTACTTCTCGCTGACCGCGTCCGGGCTGGCGCTGTTGACCGCGCCTTTCGGCTGGGTGATGCCAGATCCGCAAACGGCCGCGCTGCTGATCAGTGCCGGGCTGGTCGGCGGTGTGGCCCAGATCCTGGTTACCTCGTCCTACCGGTTTGCCCCGGCCTCGATGCTGGCGCCTTATGACTACGCCTCGATGATCTTTGCAATCATCATCGGTTACGTCTGGTTCGATGAATGGCCGACACTGGTGATGCTGGCGGGTGCTGCGCTGGTGATTGCCGGCAATGTACTGGTGATTTGGCGCGAGCACCGGCTCGGCCTGCGGCGCGGCAAGGCGAAGCCGCTGATTGACCCGAAGGGTGGATAAACAGGCTCTAACTGGACCACAAGCCCGCAATCATCGCGCCAAGCGCCACCACATGGATCAGCATGATCGCCCTGTCGTTCCACAGAACCCCAACCAGGAACCAGCCAGTGAGTCCGGCCAGGAACATATATATGTTCCAAGGATGCAGCCCCCAAGCAGTCGCGGAATAGCCGAGGATCTGGATGATCGACGCGGCCCATTTCAGAACGAAGGCCGGGTTGACCGCGACAGCGCCTGGCAGGGTCCGGACATCAGACTGCACGGGTCAGTCCCCCGTCCACGCGGATGTTCTGGCCAGTGGTATAGGCGGCATCATCCGAGGCCAGATAGGCAATCAGCGCCGAAACCTCGCGCGCAGAGCCGTAGCGCCCCATCGGGATGCGCGCCTTGCGGTCTTCGGTTTCGGGCAGGCTGTCGATAAAGCCCGGCAGCACGTTGTTCATCCGCACGCCTTGGGCCGCGAATTTGTCAGCAAACAGCTTGGTAAAGCTGGCAAGCCCGGCCCGGAACACACCAGAGGTAGGAAACAGCGGATCCGGCTCAAACACCGCAAATGTGGAGATGTTGATGATCGCCCCCTTGCCCTGCGCCGCCATGACCGGCGCCACCAGCCGGGTGGGGCGGATCACGTTCATAAGGTAGTATTCCATTCCCAGATGCCAGTCGTCATCGCTGATTTCCATGATGTCGCCTTTGGGTCCGTGACCCGCGGAATTGACCAGAACGTCGATCCGCCCCATCGGTCCATCGCCTTGTCCACCAGCGCCTGCAGGTCCATTTGCTCTTGGTTAGAGCCGGTATACCCCACCCCGCCCAGTTCCTGCGCCAGGGCCTCGCCTTTGCCCGAGGAGGAGAGGATGGCGACCTCATACCCTTGTTCATGAAGGTGGCGGGCGGCTTCCGCGCCCATGCCGCTGCCTGCAGCGGTGAAAAGTGCGACTTTGGTCATCTGCATACTCCTTTGCTTGCTCCCAGGATGGCGGACAAGGGCGCGCTTGACCAATCATGTCTCATCGCGCCAGACTGCAGAAAAACTACTGGCTAGGATCTGATGCGCCTGCCCAACCTCAATGCATTGCGAATGTTCGATGCCGCCGCCCGCCATCTGAATTTCGGCCGCGCGGCAGAGGAACTGCACCTGACCCAAGGCGCAGTGGCTCAGCAAGTGCGCCGGCTGGAGGCGGATCTGGGGCACAAGCTGTTCCACCGCCACGCACGCGGGCTGACACTGACCGATACCGGGCGCAGCTACCACACGCCGGTGAGCCAAGCGCTGGCGCTGATCCGCGGGGCAACAGACAAGCTGGCACCGGCGGTACAGCGGGTGACGCTGTCGGTGCCGCCCTCCTTTGCATCGAAATGGCTGGTGCCGAGGCTGCCGGAGTTCGAGGCCGCACATCCCGATATCGACCTGCGGGTGGTGGCAGAGGAGAGCCTGACAGATTTCAAGCGGGACGGCATCGACATTGCCATCCGCCAAGGCAGCAAGCCGCAGGACAGCGGGCTGAATTCTGTTCTGCTGTCGCTGGTGGACCTGGTGGCTGTGGCCCGGCCGGATTCGGCTCTAACACGGGACAAAACCTTGGAACTGGCAGACCTGGCCCGGCACACACTGATCCAGGACGGGCACAGGCACTGGGACCTTCTGCTGCGGCAGGAGGGGCTCACAGCAGTCGGTCGGGTCCTGCAATTCAACCAGACAGCGCTGGCGATGGATGCGGCCGTGAACGGCCAGGGTATCGCACTGGTGCCGCGCATATTCCTGGGCAGCCAGCCGCTGGAGATCCTGTGGCAGGCGCCGCGGCTGGAGGATCAGGGGTTTTACGTGCTGTGGCCCAGCGCACAGGGCCGGTCCAAGGCAGTGGTGGACTGGCTGCTGCGCCAATAGAGCTCAGACGGAGGGCCGTTTCAGTTTCTTCCGGCGCGCTGAGCGAGATCTCCGCCACTGCAACAGCCCCATTCAGCCACTAAAAGACCGCATCCACCCGGCAAAACCAAAGACAATAAGCTCCGCCAGGAAAGCGAGGCCGGCAATCAGGTCGACGGTCAGAAGAAGCTTGCAGGGCAGCACCCGGATCAGGCCGAGGTGGTGGCCGGTCAGCACCGTCAGAGTAAAGGCGGCGATGCCGGTCCCCACCAGCAGC harbors:
- the thiB gene encoding thiamine ABC transporter substrate binding subunit, which translates into the protein MKHLAFAAGLLGASAAFAETSELIVYTYDSFVSDWGPGPAVEKAFEEVCGCDLKLVGTGDGAALLARVKLEGERSDADVVLGLDTNLTAAAKETGLFADHSVSADFALPVEWNDATFVPYDWGYFAFVHNADAAAPADFRALAASDQKIVIQDPRSSTPGLGLLLWVKAAYGDEAPEIWRGLSDNVVTVTKGWSEAYGMFLEGEADMVLSYTTSPAYHLIAEEDSSKAAAAFDEGHYMQVEVAGKLAASDQPELADQFLAFMVSDAFQSIIPTTNWMYPAVTPAAGLPEGFGTLIAPEKSLLLDETEAADVREAALGEWLDALSH
- the aroC gene encoding chorismate synthase, with protein sequence MSMNSFGHLFRVTTWGESHGPALGATVDGCPPNVPLEPEMLQQWLDKRRPGQNKNTTQRNEPDAVKILSGVFDGMSTGTPIQLMIENTDQRSKDYGEISQTFRPGHADITYFQKYGNRDYRGGGRSSARETAARVAAGGVAREAIRALVPELEIKGYMTRMGELEIDRSRFDWDAIDQNDFWIPDAGAVQEWEDYLQGLRKAHDSVGAVVEVVARGVPAGIGAPVYGKLDTDLAAAMMSINAVKGVEIGEGMNAAWLKGSENADEIFMGDDGVEYSSNHAGGILGGISTGQDVVVRFAVKPTSSILTPRKSIRKDGSAIEVITKGRHDPCVGIRAVPVAEAMMACVILDHLLLHRGQIGENQGRIG
- a CDS encoding MerR family transcriptional regulator — protein: MFSIGQLSKATGVKVPTIRYYEEIGLLPEPGRNAGNQRRYGQDGIDALGFIKHARDLGFSLEDIRALMGLDGNLGNDCAEADRIARSQLANVRARIRKLEQLAAELERISQLCDGGNGGCCKVLTALGDHSQCAGEHA
- a CDS encoding cation transporter, which translates into the protein MAGCCNHNARFDGVSADYKRRLWLVIAINAGMFAVEMGAGQLSGSQALKADALDFLGDALTYGISLAVIGATLRTRALAALGKGISLLLMGLWVFGSTAYQVFYVGVPQAHIMGVIGFMALAANLISVLILARYKDGDANVRSVWLCSRNDAIGNVAVMFAALGVWGTGTGWPDLIVAGIMAGLFLSSAFQILVQAVRERREEETRTAAHQH
- a CDS encoding malonate--CoA ligase, with amino-acid sequence MYDANHLIRQLRESSLGREVDVFARLPGGGTVTFGALFAGAERMAAALAGQGVQPGDRVAFQVQKTIQAIEAYLGTVMAGGIFLPLNTAYTGPEVAYFVGDATPRVVVCDPARLAEISAISGKAEVLTLDAAGQGSLRDLSDGQSGFEPVSRQAGDLAAILYTSGTTGRSKGAMLSHDNLASNSLTLRDYWRFTKDDVLIHALPIFHTHGLFVATNVALFAGAQVVFLPGFDADAILEAMPSATALMGVPTFYTRLLAEERLTRERAANMRLFISGSAPLLVDTHEQWEARTGHRILERYGMTETNMSTSNPYDGDRRAGTVGVPLPGVEARVMLDRAEVPPGDIGVLEVRGPNVFKGYWQMPEKTAEELRPDGWFVTGDMAKTDADGYVTIVGREKDLIITGGFNVYPKEVESLIDDLPGVLECAVIGVPHPDFGEGVVAVVVPEGKGTSGEAIKAALSGHLAKFKQPKEIILLDALPRNTMGKVQKKALREEYAGLFV
- a CDS encoding DMT family transporter, translating into MAKSLTSHRPVLAVLLKVTAIALFTALSGIIKATSETVPAGEAVFFRSFFAIPVIVAWLAARGELRHGLITKKPMFHVWRGLVGTSAMGMTFMGLALLPLPEVTAIGYATPIFTLILAAMFLGETIRLVRISAVAIGLLGVLIMIWPRLGGDLENGAMLGVLLVVGATVARGFVQIHIRRMVQSEHTAAIVFYFSLTASGLALLTAPFGWVMPDPQTAALLISAGLVGGVAQILVTSSYRFAPASMLAPYDYASMIFAIIIGYVWFDEWPTLVMLAGAALVIAGNVLVIWREHRLGLRRGKAKPLIDPKGG
- a CDS encoding DUF6552 family protein, producing the protein MQSDVRTLPGAVAVNPAFVLKWAASIIQILGYSATAWGLHPWNIYMFLAGLTGWFLVGVLWNDRAIMLIHVVALGAMIAGLWSS
- a CDS encoding LysR substrate-binding domain-containing protein: MRLPNLNALRMFDAAARHLNFGRAAEELHLTQGAVAQQVRRLEADLGHKLFHRHARGLTLTDTGRSYHTPVSQALALIRGATDKLAPAVQRVTLSVPPSFASKWLVPRLPEFEAAHPDIDLRVVAEESLTDFKRDGIDIAIRQGSKPQDSGLNSVLLSLVDLVAVARPDSALTRDKTLELADLARHTLIQDGHRHWDLLLRQEGLTAVGRVLQFNQTALAMDAAVNGQGIALVPRIFLGSQPLEILWQAPRLEDQGFYVLWPSAQGRSKAVVDWLLRQ